A genome region from Macaca fascicularis isolate 582-1 chromosome 3, T2T-MFA8v1.1 includes the following:
- the ATP6V0E2 gene encoding V-type proton ATPase subunit e 2 isoform X1: MSCSSTRTALEFAIFPKEMLLGSWYGWGPSLYRWGRCQDSAHPEEDPCPRGGCSGPGLGVSAPSAALPPSCWELVGLYWVIGKAFSLAWNCYFSDTSRCEISENVKVEKHSHTKSNIVMWVQMASVLDIGTLCCVSSEYPVPPPPTQTSPQQMSSLPDPSLSVQV, encoded by the coding sequence ATGTCCTGCTCCAGTACCCGCACTGCTCTGGAGTTCGCCATCTTTCCCAAGGAGATGCTGCTGGGGAGCTGGTATGGGTGGGGTCCTTCCCTTTACAGATGGGGCAGATGCCAGGACTCAGCCCATCCTGAGGAGGACCCGTGTCCGCGTGGAGGGTGCTCCGGCCCAGGCCTGGGAGTCAGTGCCCCGTCAGCAGCTCTGCCACCATCCTGCTGGGAACTGGTGGGCCTCTATTGGGTTATAGGCAAGGCCTTTTCTCTGGCATGGAATTGTTACTTTTCTGACACATCTAGATGtgaaatttctgaaaatgttaaagTAGAGaaacattcacacacaaaaagcaaCATAGTCATGTGGGTCCAGATGGCCTCAGTCCTAGATATTGGCACCCTTTGCTGTGTCTCCTCAGAATATCCtgttccccctcctcccacccagacCTCCCCTCAGCAGATGTCTTCCCTCCCCGACCCCAGCCTGTCAGTGCAGGTTTGA